In Malaclemys terrapin pileata isolate rMalTer1 chromosome 10, rMalTer1.hap1, whole genome shotgun sequence, the following are encoded in one genomic region:
- the GPRC5B gene encoding G-protein coupled receptor family C group 5 member B has translation MKTHPAIVFLLLFVISYGSSENSSTSRGCGLDLLPQYIYLCDLDAIWGIVVEAVAGAGVLTTLLLMLILLVRLPFIKDKEKKSSLGMHFLFLFGTLGLFGLTFAFIIQEDETVCSTRRFLWGVIFALCFSCLLAQAWRLRRLVRHGKSPSGWHLAGMAICLMLVQVIIATEWLILTVVRDKKLACNYEPVDFVMALIYIMFLMMVTMGVSLFTLCGKFKKWKKNGGCLIITIFFSILIWVAWITMYLFGNTELRKKDKWNDPTLAIALVSSGWVFVIFHAIPEVHCIILPSQQENTPNYFDTSQPRMRETAFEEDIQLPRSYMENKAFSMDEHNAALRTAGFRNGSLGSRPSAPFRSNVYQPTEMAVVLNGGTIPTAPPSYTGRHLW, from the exons ATGAAAACCCACCCAGccattgttttcctcctcctcttcgtcaTCAGTTATGGCTCTTCTGAAAACTCAAGTACGTCCAGAGGGTGTGGACTGGATCTTCTTCCCCAGTATATTTATCTGTGTGACCTGGATGCCATTTGGGGAATAGTAGTGGAGGCAGTTGCTGGAGCAGGAGTGCTGACGACATTGCTGTTGATGCTGATTTTGCTAGTGAGGTTGCCATTCATCAAGGACAAAGAGAAGAAGAGCTCATTGGGAATGCATTTCCTCTTTCTCTTTGGGACACTAGGACTGTTTGGGCTGACTTTTGCATTCATCATACAGGAAGATGAAACAGTATGTTCCACTCGAAGGTTTCTGTGGGGCGTTATCTTTGCGTTGTGCTTCTCCTGTTTGCTAGCTCAAGCCTGGAGATTACGTAGACTAGTTCGACATGGTAAAAGTCCATCTGGCTGGCACCTAGCTGGCATGGCAATCTGTCTTATGCTGGTCCAGGTCATTATTGCAACGGAGTGGCTAATACTGACAGTTGTGAGAGATAAGAAGCTGGCCTGCAATTATGAGCCAGTGGATTTTGTTATGGCTTTGATTTATATTATGTTCTTGATGATGGTTACCATGGGAGTCTCTCTGTTCACCCTGTGTGGAAAGTTTAAGAAGTGGAAGAAAAATGGAGGATGCCTCATTATAACGATTTTTTTCTCGATTCTAATTTGGGTAGCTTGGATAACGATGTATCTGTTTGGCAATACTGAACTGAGGAAAAAAGACAAATGGAATGACCCCACTCTTGCCATTGCACTGGTGTCCAGTGGTTGGGTGTTCGTTATTTTTCACGCTATCCCAGAAGTTCATTGCATCATTCTTCCATCACAGCAAGAAAACACACCCAATTATTTTGATACTTCGCAACCAAGAATGCGTGAAACTGCTTTTGAGGAAGATATACAACTTCCTCGGAGCTACATGGAAAACAAAGCCTTTTCAATGGATGAACATAATGCAG CTTTAAGAACGGCAGGATTTCGCAATGGCAGCTTGGGAAGCCGACCTAGTGCTCCCTTTAGAAGCAATGTTTATCAGCCAACTGAGATGGCAGTTGTGCTAAATGGTGGGACT ATACCAACTGCTCCACCAAGTTACACTGGAAGACACCTCTGGTGA